From the genome of Bacteroidota bacterium:
TTGATAATTTGTTGCGATTGTATTGGCAGCAAGGTTATACGATTTATATGTCGTAAAATCCGGACCTTCGGCAATTTTTATGCTTGTAGGAGGAATTGAACCATCAGGCATAACAGAAATAAAACGATATTCTGCGTTGAGCACTGGTGGATCGGGAGCTTTGTCGGGAATTTCTACGCAGCTCACAAGTACCATTGCCATCGTAACGACAGCAACAGCGAACAGTAAATGAAGTCTGTTCAAAATCATTGGTGGGGTCTCCTTATGTTTTTTGAACTATTAAGTTATGTTATGTTGTAATAGTAATTATGATGTAGGTTCGGTTTAATGAAATGATAATAATAATTTCTTCGTACGTTGATTTTGGTTTAATGAGAAGGGGGAAACAATTTTTATATTTTATTCCCTATTAATTAATATTTATTCACTTGCTCAATTGAATATAGGGACAGCGGGTTCAATTGTCAAGGGTCACATCATTTTTGTTCAGTATTTTCAGGCTAACTATAACAATTGTATTGTATCCCCTTTCATCGTAAAAAATTAGCTGTTTTTGTCACTACCGGTCGCATTTTACCCCCTCTTTACACCTGTTCATCCCAAATTGTTTTTAAATTCACGTGTGGTTGCCTATTATTGACATACAGAAACGCAGCATCTCACATTACATTAAGGAGGCAGTATGAAGCTCAATAAAAAAGAGGTAGCACAGAACCTTCGGTTATTCGGTTACAAACGATACGGTACGATGAAAAAATTTGCAGAAGCGCTTGAAATGAATCCCTCAACACTTTATTCAGGTTATCTCAACGGAAGAAGTTTACCCGGTCCGGTACTGTTGGTAAAATTGATCGATTTGGGTTGCAATATTAATTGGTTGTTAACAAGCAGAGAAACACCATTTGCAGGAGAAGTAAAAGAAATAGTAAAGAAACTTGATGAGGAGAGTCTACGATTACATTCTGCGCTTCCACGGAATGCAATTGCTACCCCTTCATTTGGCGAATCGAAAAAATCGAATGGATTGTATGCCGACTCACGCCGATAGTTTTTTGGGGTGGAGTTTTTACGAAACATTGATTACACTCGATGGACGATGTAACGCAGTTTTATGATGACTAAAACATACTGGGAAAAATATAGAACAGAATTATTGTTCTACTTCGGATTTCTGACAATCCTAGGTGTTGCCTTTTTTCTTCAGTCAATTTATGCAGATTCATATGAAACAGCAGCGCCAAAACCGACAAGGAATGAAGTCATCAATGTCTTTGTCGATCGTGTTATCGCAGCGTACTTATGGCTGTTGTTGACCCCATTCATCATCTGGCTTGCAGAAAAAATATCTAGTCGGCAGCTACCATTTATCCTCATTTTAATTATCCATATTTTCGTCGGTCTATTCTTTACATTTCTTCATATCCCAATCTACTCCACATATATTTTTATTGTGCATTCTTTTGTCCCCTGGATGTATGGGGGAATTTTTGAAAAGATGCCCAATGTCAGTTACATTGATTATGTCATCAACTCCATTGCCCGCGTTAATCACGTGTACCGCCTCCTCTATTACAGTATCATCATTGCCATTCATTTTGCATTCGATTATTTCCGAAAGTATTCTGAACGAGAATTGCGGGCATCACAACTGGAAGTACAATTAAAAGAAGCGCAAATCCGTACGCTGCATCAGCAGCTTCAGCCACATTTTCTTTTTAATACGCTCAACGGAATATCTTCTTTGATGTATAAAAGTGTTGATGAAGCGGACAAAATGTTAACCTATCTGGGAGATCTTCTTCGAATTTCACTGGAACGAATGAATGTTCAAGAAGTTCCATTAAAAGATGATATCGCCTTCATTGAACGATATCTTCTGATTGAAAAAACAAGAATGGGTGACAGACTCATCGTGAAGACGAACTTTCATCCCGAAACGCTTGATGCTCTTGTTCCATGCATGATGGCACAACCATTGCTGGAAAATGCAATCAAACACGGTATAGCACCAAACGTTAAACAAGGAACAATCATTGCGTCTTCATGGCGTATCGCAGAAAAACTCTTCCTTCAAATTGAAGATGACGGCAAAGGATTCTCCAATTCTCTCCAAGAAAATCTTACCAAAGGCTATGGAATCAAAAATACTCTAGAACGCCTCAAAATCCTCTACGGAAATAACCATTCTCTTACCTTCACAAACAAAGAAACGGGTGGTTTACGTGTAACTCTTTCCATTCCATTTCGTATGTTAACGGATTAAATTCCCTGAATTGCACGCACCACAAATTTTTGTTAATCCAAACATATGATTCGCGCAATCATCGTTGATGATGAACCTCTCGCACGCGAAAAAGTTCAACTTTTTGCTGACGGCGAACCTGATATTGAGATTGTTGATGTCTGCGTTAACGGACACGAAGCAGTCGCATCATTCCAAAAATTCAACCCCGAACTTTTATTCCTTGATATTCAAATGCCGGAAATGACCGGTTTTGAAGTACTGCAGCATTTAAAAGTGAATCCGTTACCTGGTATTATTTTCATTACGGCCTATGATGAATTTGCATTGCGAGCATTCGAATTCCATGCGTTAGATTATCTGCTAAAGCCGTACGACCGAGAACGTTTTAGAAAAGCGGTTGAACATGCCCGCAAATTATTAATATCGCAGACACAATCTGAAGTCACCACTGAACAGATAAAGACGTTACTGGATTCAATGAAACAAACTCCCTCCAAATTGGATCGGTTGATTGTGAAAACCAACGGAAGGATCATTTTTTTACGGATTGAAGAAATTGATTGGATGGAAGCGGCAGGAAACTATGTGAAGCTGCATGTTGGAAATGAAGCTCACCTTGTTCGTGAAACAATGAATAGTCTTGAAGAAAAACTCCATCCACAGAAGTTCATTCGAATCCACCGGAGTACTATGATCAATGTTGAAAAAATCAAAGAACTGCAGCCGTACTTCAACGGAGAGTATAAAGTGGTTTTACAGAATAACACTCAAGTGATCCTCAGTCGTGGTTATAGAGATAACTTCACCAAAGTCCTCGGCAAACCACTTTAAAAGTAAAAATCCCTCGACTACGTCGAGGGATTTTTACTTTTACTCTCAACCATTTATAATATTACCACTTTC
Proteins encoded in this window:
- a CDS encoding helix-turn-helix transcriptional regulator, whose protein sequence is MKLNKKEVAQNLRLFGYKRYGTMKKFAEALEMNPSTLYSGYLNGRSLPGPVLLVKLIDLGCNINWLLTSRETPFAGEVKEIVKKLDEESLRLHSALPRNAIATPSFGESKKSNGLYADSRR
- a CDS encoding histidine kinase, translated to MMTKTYWEKYRTELLFYFGFLTILGVAFFLQSIYADSYETAAPKPTRNEVINVFVDRVIAAYLWLLLTPFIIWLAEKISSRQLPFILILIIHIFVGLFFTFLHIPIYSTYIFIVHSFVPWMYGGIFEKMPNVSYIDYVINSIARVNHVYRLLYYSIIIAIHFAFDYFRKYSERELRASQLEVQLKEAQIRTLHQQLQPHFLFNTLNGISSLMYKSVDEADKMLTYLGDLLRISLERMNVQEVPLKDDIAFIERYLLIEKTRMGDRLIVKTNFHPETLDALVPCMMAQPLLENAIKHGIAPNVKQGTIIASSWRIAEKLFLQIEDDGKGFSNSLQENLTKGYGIKNTLERLKILYGNNHSLTFTNKETGGLRVTLSIPFRMLTD
- a CDS encoding LytTR family DNA-binding domain-containing protein, producing MIRAIIVDDEPLAREKVQLFADGEPDIEIVDVCVNGHEAVASFQKFNPELLFLDIQMPEMTGFEVLQHLKVNPLPGIIFITAYDEFALRAFEFHALDYLLKPYDRERFRKAVEHARKLLISQTQSEVTTEQIKTLLDSMKQTPSKLDRLIVKTNGRIIFLRIEEIDWMEAAGNYVKLHVGNEAHLVRETMNSLEEKLHPQKFIRIHRSTMINVEKIKELQPYFNGEYKVVLQNNTQVILSRGYRDNFTKVLGKPL